In Peromyscus eremicus chromosome 2, PerEre_H2_v1, whole genome shotgun sequence, a single genomic region encodes these proteins:
- the Klhdc7a gene encoding kelch domain-containing protein 7A has translation MLPTRAGADTQDWHLDMQLTSRLVLSAAALLLVTAAYKLYKSRPAPAGQAGRNNKSHKAEDEAEGLGRAAFQGAPPGTPPRGPRRRKASKGPGTPLDRSLEDPGDSCQLVASRSGESTRKGSEENQRGQRPDSQQVPPPCSGQEAGTAVRGKPNPPHLPHLGCEPTSSPARLSPEVGSSCVGDKLSPWPDGRPPEQTGSRDPGAPNCCTDPTVVSRDMNQRWVFTHVTGVSRGEAGTIQAAADMGLATQQQEGATNASYTFSSVARIRMEENIIQKAKGPGPELKGRVYDYFVESTSKAVSRPLVPCTAALADAPSPGSGPEPLVTGADSRGQADNTEDAAEVVPTPSAPGFSRKVSLLQIAENPELQLQPEGFRTLPPAHLDQKAQINSACSHGEPHVQLVAGTNFFHIQLTPASAQDVRLDLGNCYELLTLAKRQGLEALKEAAYKVMSDNYLQVLRSTDIYGGLSGAERELILQRRFRGHKCLVVADVCPQEDSGRLCCYDNVQDAWHPLAQLPMEAMSRGCSICTLFNYLFVVSGCQGPGGQPSNRVFCYNPLTEIWSEVCPLNQARPHCRLVALEGHLYAIGGECLNTVERYDPRVDRWTFAPPLPNDTFALAHTATVCANEIFVTGGSLRYLLLRFSTQEQRWWAGPTGGSKDRTAEMVAVNGFLYRFDLNRSLGISVYRCSASTRLWYECATYRLPYPDAFQCAVVDDHIYCVGRRHMLCFLADHISPRFVPKELQGFPAARGTLLPAVLTLPVLDVPQTPV, from the coding sequence ATGCTTCCCACCAGAGCCGGAGCAGACACTCAGGACTGGCATTTGGACATGCAGCTGACCAGCAGGCTGGTGCTGTCCGCGGCTGCGCTGCTCCTGGTAACGGCGGCTTACAAACTCTACAAGTCCAGGCCTGCCCCTGCCGGGCAAGCGGGGAGAAATAACAAGAGCCACAAAGCGGAAGATGAAGCGGAGGGCTTGGGGCGAGCTGCCTTCCAGGGGGCTCCTCCAGGGACCCCGCCAAGGGGGCCAAGACGCAGGAAGGCCAGCAAGGGGCCTGGGACCCCACTGGACCGCAGCTTGGAGGACCCAGGAGACTCCTGCCAACTGGTCGCCTCCAGATCTGGGGAGTCCACAAGAAAAGGCTCTGAAGAGAATCAGAGAGGGCAGCGCCCAGATTCTCAGCAGGTGCCTCCACCCTGCAGTGGTCAGGAAGCCGGAACAGCTGTTAGAGGTAAGCCcaaccctccccacctccctcatcTGGGCTGTGAACCTACAAGCTCCCCAGCCAGACTTTCTCCAGAAGTGGGCAGCAGCTGTGTGGGTGACAAGCTCTCTCCATGGCCAGACGGCAGACCCCCAGAGCAAACAGGGTCTAGAGACCCAGGGGCCCCCAACTGTTGCACTGATCCCACAGTGGTCAGCCGTGACATGAACCAGAGATGGGTCTTCACCCATGTGACAGGGGTCAGCAGGGGAGAGGCTGGGACCATCCAGGCTGCTGCAGACATGGGCCTGGCCACACAGCAGCAGGAAGGAGCCACCAATGCCTCCTACACCTTCTCATCTGTGGCCCGGATCCGGATGGAGGAGAATATTATACAGAAGGCCAAGGGACCAGGGCCTGAGCTGAAGGGCAGAGTATATGACTACTTTGTGGAGTCCACATCGAAGGCTGTCTCCAGGCCGCTGGTCCCCTGCACAGCAGCTCTGGCTGATGCTCCATCCCCTGGGTCTGGGCCAGAGCCCCTGGTCACAGGAGCAGACTCCAGAGGCCAAGCTGATAATACAGAGGATGCAGCTGAGGTAGTGCCAACTCCCTCTGCACCAGGCTTCAGCAGAAAGGTGAGTCTCTTGCAGATCGCTGAGAATCCAGAGCTCCAACTGCAGCCTGAAGGCTTCAGGACGCTCCCTCCTGCCCACCTGGATCAGAAAGCCCAGATCAATTCAGCCTGCAGCCACGGGGAGCCCCATGTGCAGCTTGTAGCTGGGACCAATTTCTTCCACATCCAGCTCACCCCTGCTTCAGCTCAGGATGTCCGCCTGGACCTGGGCAATTGCTATGAGTTGCTGACCTTGGCCAAGAGGCAGGGCCTTGAGGCCCTGAAGGAAGCAGCCTACAAGGTGATGAGTGATAACTACCTCCAGGTCCTCCGCAGCACAGACATCTATGGGGGCCTGAGTGGGGCAGAACGGGAGCTGATCCTCCAGCGACGGTTCCGTGGCCACAAGTGCCTGGTGGTGGCCGATGTGTGTCCCCAGGAAGACAGTGGCCGcctctgttgctatgacaatgTGCAGGATGCCTGGCACCCGCTGGCTCAGCTGCCCATGGAGGCCATGTCCCGGGGCTGTTCTATCTGTACTCTCTTCAATTATCTGTTTGTGGTGTCTGGCTGCCAAGGACCTGGGGGCCAACCCTCCAACCGGGTCTTCTGCTACAACCCCCTGACTGAAATCTGGAGTGAGGTATGCCCATTGAATCAGGCCCGGCCGCACTGCCGGCTGGTGGCCCTGGAGGGGCACCTCTATGCCATTGGAGGTGAGTGTCTGAACACAGTGGAGCGTTATGACCCTCGAGTGGACCGCTGGACCTTTGCTCCACCACTCCCCAATGACACATTTGCCCTGGCACACACAGCCACGGTGTGCGCCAATGAGATCTTTGTCACTGGGGGCAGCCTGCGCTACTTGTTGCTCCGATTCTCAACCCAGGAGCAGCGTTGGTGGGCCGGCCCCACGGGGGGCAGCAAGGACCGCACAGCTGAGATGGTGGCTGTCAATGGCTTTCTCTACCGTTTTGACCTCAACCGCAGCCTGGGCATCAGCGTGTACCGCTGCAGCGCCAGCACCCGCCTCTGGTATGAGTGCGCCACGTACCGCTTGCCTTACCCCGATGCCTTCCAGTGCGCCGTGGTAGATGATCATATCTACTGTGTGGGACGCAGGCAcatgctctgcttcctggccGACCACATCTCGCCCAGGTTTGTGCCTAAGGAGCTACAGGGTTTCCCTGCTGCGCGGGGCACCCTTCTGCCTGCCGTCCTGACCCTGCCTGTCCTTGATGTGCCCCAGACCCCTGTCTAG